Proteins encoded in a region of the Takifugu flavidus isolate HTHZ2018 chromosome 10, ASM371156v2, whole genome shotgun sequence genome:
- the smarcc1a gene encoding SWI/SNF complex subunit SMARCC1 isoform X2, whose protein sequence is MATSANTASGAGSGGPTTGPVGSGTAVGRKKDGGPSGKFWESSETVAQLETVRLWIGKHYKKYVQNDSPSSKSLAGLVVQLLQFQEDAFGRRVNNPALTKLPAKCFLDFKAGGALCHILGSVYKFKSEQGWRRFDLQNPSRMDRNVEMFLNVEKNLVQNNCLTRPTVFLSPDIEQKQASKLKDIIKRHQGSITDDKSKATHHIFPSLQQQEEEEWLRPVMRKDKQVLVHWGFFPDSYDTWLSAGEVDGDVEEPPSADRPWKVHAKWVLDTDAFNEWMNEEDYEVDDNKKPVSFRLRIFPKEEESSRTPDRKERKANSASKKRRRSPSPPSTPAESRKKGGKKGNPGVHWKRRGHRGEEEDTEEDVSKDMDDSSAGASMEEGSMSKNNDMEDDSVLSGKDDEEQSKAEVNRLMDASEDNVCEQTHHIIIPSYSAWFDYNCIHEIERRALPEFFNGKNKSKTPEIYLAYRNFMIDTYRLNPQEYLTSTSCRRNLAGDVCAIMRVHAFLEQWGLVNYQVDADSRPLPMGPPPTPHFTVLADTPSGLIPLNHRPPPIPPPQQMPNFADKSKDKIIDLQNFSLRSDFYKKIPKAKTGSSTREWTEQETLLLLEALEMFKDDWNKVSEHIGSRTQDECILHFLRLPIEDPYLESTEACLGPLAYQPIPFSQSGNPVMSTVAFLASVVDPRVASAAAKAALEEFSRVREEVPTELVEAHVKKVQEAARSTGKVDPTFGLESSGIAGTAPEEPEKTEGPEPEKMDTDSDSQQADKAEAKDEAEKPSESAEKSSEEATEKVKKEGADSSEREEEEEDAGEAKTSPSDKDKEEAMETSSEQDKEEKALTEEGKEKRKKVEHDIDEGNIATAAAAALASAATKAKHLAAVEERKIKSLVALLVETQMKKLEIKLRHFEELETIMDREKEALELQRQQLLTERQAFHMEQLRYAEMKARQQMEQQAAAAAAAAAAAAAQAQGQGQAPGSGPLSAHPPPGMHPGGPQPHHGAPVPHHGGPPHGGAMHPGYPPMGHHPMAPHHPGQTGPMGPGQPMPGRMMPGPPTAGPPPGGIPPMMPPRHPGAPNGMYPGPPPAQAEAVPPVAPPVGPPAPPSARVPDN, encoded by the exons atggCGACGTCGGCGAACACGGCGAGCGGGGCGGGCTCCGGCGGCCCGACCACCGGCCCGGTGGGCAGCGGGACTGCGGTGGGACGGAAGAAGGACGGCGGACCGTCCGGTAAATTCTGGGAAAGTTCTGAGACGGTAGCGCAGCTGGAGACGGTGCGACTGTGGATTGGAAAGCACTACAAGAAG TACGTCCAGAATGACTCCCCTTCCAGTAAATCCCTGGCAGGTCTGGTTGTCCAGCTCCTGCAGTTCCAGGAGGACGCATTTGGACGCAGGGTCAACAATCCTGCTCTCACCAAGCTGCCT GCCAAATGCTTCCTTGATTTCAAGGCAGGAGGGGCTCTCTGTCACATCCTGGGGTCTGTCTACAAGTTCAAGAGCGAGCAGGGATG GCGTAGATTTGACTTGCAGAATCCTTCGCGGATGGACAGGAACGTGGAGATGTTCCTGAACGTGGAGAAGAACTTGGTCCAG AATAACTGTTTGACCCGACCAACCGTCTTCTTGTCACCGGACATTGAGCAGAAACAAGCTAGTAAGCTCAAGGACATCATTAAGAGACACCAG GGCTCCATCACTGATGACAAGTCCAAGGCCACCCACcacattttcccctctttgcaACAACAAGAAGAAG AGGAGTGGCTTCGTCCTGTCATGAGGAAGGACAAGCAGGTTTTGGTGCACTGGGGCTTCTTtccagacag CTACGACACCTGGCTATCAGCTGGGGAGGTGGACGGTGACGTGGAAGAGCCTCCCAGTGCCGACAGACCCTGGAAG GTTCACGCCAAGTGGGTTTTAGACACCGATGCCTTTAATGAGTGGATGAATGAGGAAGACTATGAGGTGGACGACAATAAGAAGCCCGTCAGCTTCCGCCTGAGAATCTTccccaaggaggaggag TCTTCCCGTACACCCGATCGCAAGGAGCGCAAGGCCAACTCTGCCAGCAAGAAGAGGAGGCGCTCACCCTCACCGCCCAGCACTCCGGCCGAGTCCCGCaagaagggaggaaagaaggg GAACCCCGGAGTCCACTGGAAGAGACGGggccacagaggagaggaggaggacacagaaGAAGACGTGAGCAAGGACATGGACGACTCCTCGGCTGGTGCCAGTATGGAGGAGGGCAGCATGTCCAAAAACA ATGATATGGAGGACGACTCCGTGCTGTCTGGAAAG GATGACGAAGAACAGAGCAAAGCCGAAGTCAATCGACTGATGGACGCCAGCGAGGACAACGTGTGCGAGCAGACCCACCACATCATCATTCCCAGCTACAGTGCTTGGTTTGACTACAACTG CATCCATGAGATTGAGAGAAGAGCTTTGCCGGAGTTCTTCAATGGCAAAAACAAGTCCAAAACTCCAGAGAT ATACTTGGCCTACCGGAACTTCATGATCGACACGTACCGGCTAAACCCGCAGGAGTACCTCACCTCCACATCCTGTCGCAGGAACCTGGCGGGGGACGTGTGCGCCATCATGAG GGTTCATGCCTTCTTGGAGCAGTGGGGCCTGGTGAACTACCAGGTCGATGCAGACAGTCGCCCGTTACCCATGggccctccacccaccccccacttcACTGTGCTGGCCGACACACCATCGGGCCTTATCCCCCTGAACCACCGACCCCCACCA ATTCCTCCTCCGCAGCAAATGCCGAACTTTGCAGACAAGAGCAAAGATAAAATCATCGACCTGCAGAACTTCAGCCTCCGGAGTGATTTCTACAAGAAGATTCCCAAG GCTAAGACtggcagctccaccagggagTGGACTGAGCAGGAGACCCTCCTCCTGTTAGAG GCCCTGGAGATGTTCAAGGATGACTGGAACAAAGTGTCCGAACACATCGGATCTCGCACCCAGGACGAGTGTATCCTGCACTTCCTGCGGCTGCCCATTGAGGATCCCTACCTGGAAAGCACCGAGGCTTGCCTGGGCCCCCTGGCCTACCAGCCAATCCCCTTCAGCCAGTCTGGAAACCCCGTCATGAGCACCGTGGCCTTCCTGGCCTCCGTGGTCGACCCCAGAGTGGCGTCTGCTGCAGCCAAGGCAGCTTTAG AGGAGTTTTCCCGCGTGCGTGAGGAGGTTCCCACTGAGCTGGTGGAGGCTCACGTGAAGAAGGTGCAAGAGGCAGCGCGCAGCACAGGGAAGGTTGACCCCACCTTTGGCCTGGAGAGCAGCGGCATCGCTGGGACGGCGCCTGAGGAGCCTGAAAAGACCG AGGGGCCCGAGCCTGAGAAGATGGACACGGACTCAGATTCTCAGCAGGCCGATAAG gcgGAGGCAAAGGACGAGGCCGAGAAGCCGAGCGAgtctgcagagaaaagcagcgAGGAGGCGACAGAGAAGGTGAAGAAGGAGGGAGCCGACTCTTCAGAgcgcgaggaggaggaggaggacgcagGGGAAGCCAAGACGTCTCCATCAG acaaagacaaagaggaagccATGGAGACGTCCTCAGAGCAGGACAAGGAGGAAAAGGCACTGACAGAAGAGggcaaagagaagaggaagaaagtggAACACGACATCGATGAGGGGAACATCGCCACGGCggccgctgctgctctggccTCTGCTGCCACCAAGGCCAAG CACTTggcagctgtggaggagaggaaaatcAAGTCTCTGGTGGCTCTGCTGGTGGAGACCcagatgaagaagctggagaTCAAGCTGAGACACTTTGAAGAGCTGGAGACCATCATGGACCGAGAGAAAGAGGCT TTGGAGCTTCAGCgacagcagctgctgacggAGCGCCAGGCCTTCCACATGGAGCAGCTCAGATATGCTGAGATGAAGGccaggcagcagatggagcagcaggcggccgccgccgccgccgctgctgcggcCGCCGCCGCCCAGGCTCAAGGGCAGGGCCAGGCTCCTGGATCTGGGCCCCTCTCTGCTCATCCTCCACCAGGGATGCACCCAGGAGGACCCCAGCCTCATCACGGAGCGCCGGTGCCTCACCATGGCGGGCCCCCACATGGTGGTGCCATGCACCCTGGCTACCCTCCTATGGGCCACCACCCCATGGCCCCCCATCACCCAGGACAGACGG GACCGATGGGACCAGGTCAGCCGATGCCTGGACGGATGATGCCTGGCCCCCCCACTGCTGGCCCTCCCCCCGGGGGCATTCCTCCCATGATGCCCCCACGCCACCCTGGAGCTCCCAATGGCATGT ACCCGGGCCCCCCACCTGCGCAGGCTGAAGCTGTCCCGCCTGTGGCTCCTCCCGTAGGTCCTCCGGCGCCCCCGAGTGCTCGAGTGCCCGACAACTaa
- the smarcc1a gene encoding SWI/SNF complex subunit SMARCC1 isoform X4 — protein MATSANTASGAGSGGPTTGPVGSGTAVGRKKDGGPSGKFWESSETVAQLETVRLWIGKHYKKYVQNDSPSSKSLAGLVVQLLQFQEDAFGRRVNNPALTKLPAKCFLDFKAGGALCHILGSVYKFKSEQGWRRFDLQNPSRMDRNVEMFLNVEKNLVQNNCLTRPTVFLSPDIEQKQASKLKDIIKRHQGSITDDKSKATHHIFPSLQQQEEEEWLRPVMRKDKQVLVHWGFFPDSYDTWLSAGEVDGDVEEPPSADRPWKVHAKWVLDTDAFNEWMNEEDYEVDDNKKPVSFRLRIFPKEEEERKANSASKKRRRSPSPPSTPAESRKKGGKKGNPGVHWKRRGHRGEEEDTEEDVSKDMDDSSAGASMEEGSMSKNTNSKKDSENTPMKGGNVPDLDDMEDDSVLSGKDDEEQSKAEVNRLMDASEDNVCEQTHHIIIPSYSAWFDYNCIHEIERRALPEFFNGKNKSKTPEIYLAYRNFMIDTYRLNPQEYLTSTSCRRNLAGDVCAIMRVHAFLEQWGLVNYQVDADSRPLPMGPPPTPHFTVLADTPSGLIPLNHRPPPIPPPQQMPNFADKSKDKIIDLQNFSLRSDFYKKIPKAKTGSSTREWTEQETLLLLEALEMFKDDWNKVSEHIGSRTQDECILHFLRLPIEDPYLESTEACLGPLAYQPIPFSQSGNPVMSTVAFLASVVDPRVASAAAKAALEEFSRVREEVPTELVEAHVKKVQEAARSTGKVDPTFGLESSGIAGTAPEEPEKTEGPEPEKMDTDSDSQQADKAEAKDEAEKPSESAEKSSEEATEKVKKEGADSSEREEEEEDAGEAKTSPSDKDKEEAMETSSEQDKEEKALTEEGKEKRKKVEHDIDEGNIATAAAAALASAATKAKHLAAVEERKIKSLVALLVETQMKKLEIKLRHFEELETIMDREKEALELQRQQLLTERQAFHMEQLRYAEMKARQQMEQQAAAAAAAAAAAAAQAQGQGQAPGSGPLSAHPPPGMHPGGPQPHHGAPVPHHGGPPHGGAMHPGYPPMGHHPMAPHHPGQTGPMGPGQPMPGRMMPGPPTAGPPPGGIPPMMPPRHPGAPNGMYPGPPPAQAEAVPPVAPPVGPPAPPSARVPDN, from the exons atggCGACGTCGGCGAACACGGCGAGCGGGGCGGGCTCCGGCGGCCCGACCACCGGCCCGGTGGGCAGCGGGACTGCGGTGGGACGGAAGAAGGACGGCGGACCGTCCGGTAAATTCTGGGAAAGTTCTGAGACGGTAGCGCAGCTGGAGACGGTGCGACTGTGGATTGGAAAGCACTACAAGAAG TACGTCCAGAATGACTCCCCTTCCAGTAAATCCCTGGCAGGTCTGGTTGTCCAGCTCCTGCAGTTCCAGGAGGACGCATTTGGACGCAGGGTCAACAATCCTGCTCTCACCAAGCTGCCT GCCAAATGCTTCCTTGATTTCAAGGCAGGAGGGGCTCTCTGTCACATCCTGGGGTCTGTCTACAAGTTCAAGAGCGAGCAGGGATG GCGTAGATTTGACTTGCAGAATCCTTCGCGGATGGACAGGAACGTGGAGATGTTCCTGAACGTGGAGAAGAACTTGGTCCAG AATAACTGTTTGACCCGACCAACCGTCTTCTTGTCACCGGACATTGAGCAGAAACAAGCTAGTAAGCTCAAGGACATCATTAAGAGACACCAG GGCTCCATCACTGATGACAAGTCCAAGGCCACCCACcacattttcccctctttgcaACAACAAGAAGAAG AGGAGTGGCTTCGTCCTGTCATGAGGAAGGACAAGCAGGTTTTGGTGCACTGGGGCTTCTTtccagacag CTACGACACCTGGCTATCAGCTGGGGAGGTGGACGGTGACGTGGAAGAGCCTCCCAGTGCCGACAGACCCTGGAAG GTTCACGCCAAGTGGGTTTTAGACACCGATGCCTTTAATGAGTGGATGAATGAGGAAGACTATGAGGTGGACGACAATAAGAAGCCCGTCAGCTTCCGCCTGAGAATCTTccccaaggaggaggag GAGCGCAAGGCCAACTCTGCCAGCAAGAAGAGGAGGCGCTCACCCTCACCGCCCAGCACTCCGGCCGAGTCCCGCaagaagggaggaaagaaggg GAACCCCGGAGTCCACTGGAAGAGACGGggccacagaggagaggaggaggacacagaaGAAGACGTGAGCAAGGACATGGACGACTCCTCGGCTGGTGCCAGTATGGAGGAGGGCAGCATGTCCAAAAACA CAAATTCAAAGAAAGACAGCGAGAACACGCCAATGAAAGGAGGGAATGTGCCTGACCTGG ATGATATGGAGGACGACTCCGTGCTGTCTGGAAAG GATGACGAAGAACAGAGCAAAGCCGAAGTCAATCGACTGATGGACGCCAGCGAGGACAACGTGTGCGAGCAGACCCACCACATCATCATTCCCAGCTACAGTGCTTGGTTTGACTACAACTG CATCCATGAGATTGAGAGAAGAGCTTTGCCGGAGTTCTTCAATGGCAAAAACAAGTCCAAAACTCCAGAGAT ATACTTGGCCTACCGGAACTTCATGATCGACACGTACCGGCTAAACCCGCAGGAGTACCTCACCTCCACATCCTGTCGCAGGAACCTGGCGGGGGACGTGTGCGCCATCATGAG GGTTCATGCCTTCTTGGAGCAGTGGGGCCTGGTGAACTACCAGGTCGATGCAGACAGTCGCCCGTTACCCATGggccctccacccaccccccacttcACTGTGCTGGCCGACACACCATCGGGCCTTATCCCCCTGAACCACCGACCCCCACCA ATTCCTCCTCCGCAGCAAATGCCGAACTTTGCAGACAAGAGCAAAGATAAAATCATCGACCTGCAGAACTTCAGCCTCCGGAGTGATTTCTACAAGAAGATTCCCAAG GCTAAGACtggcagctccaccagggagTGGACTGAGCAGGAGACCCTCCTCCTGTTAGAG GCCCTGGAGATGTTCAAGGATGACTGGAACAAAGTGTCCGAACACATCGGATCTCGCACCCAGGACGAGTGTATCCTGCACTTCCTGCGGCTGCCCATTGAGGATCCCTACCTGGAAAGCACCGAGGCTTGCCTGGGCCCCCTGGCCTACCAGCCAATCCCCTTCAGCCAGTCTGGAAACCCCGTCATGAGCACCGTGGCCTTCCTGGCCTCCGTGGTCGACCCCAGAGTGGCGTCTGCTGCAGCCAAGGCAGCTTTAG AGGAGTTTTCCCGCGTGCGTGAGGAGGTTCCCACTGAGCTGGTGGAGGCTCACGTGAAGAAGGTGCAAGAGGCAGCGCGCAGCACAGGGAAGGTTGACCCCACCTTTGGCCTGGAGAGCAGCGGCATCGCTGGGACGGCGCCTGAGGAGCCTGAAAAGACCG AGGGGCCCGAGCCTGAGAAGATGGACACGGACTCAGATTCTCAGCAGGCCGATAAG gcgGAGGCAAAGGACGAGGCCGAGAAGCCGAGCGAgtctgcagagaaaagcagcgAGGAGGCGACAGAGAAGGTGAAGAAGGAGGGAGCCGACTCTTCAGAgcgcgaggaggaggaggaggacgcagGGGAAGCCAAGACGTCTCCATCAG acaaagacaaagaggaagccATGGAGACGTCCTCAGAGCAGGACAAGGAGGAAAAGGCACTGACAGAAGAGggcaaagagaagaggaagaaagtggAACACGACATCGATGAGGGGAACATCGCCACGGCggccgctgctgctctggccTCTGCTGCCACCAAGGCCAAG CACTTggcagctgtggaggagaggaaaatcAAGTCTCTGGTGGCTCTGCTGGTGGAGACCcagatgaagaagctggagaTCAAGCTGAGACACTTTGAAGAGCTGGAGACCATCATGGACCGAGAGAAAGAGGCT TTGGAGCTTCAGCgacagcagctgctgacggAGCGCCAGGCCTTCCACATGGAGCAGCTCAGATATGCTGAGATGAAGGccaggcagcagatggagcagcaggcggccgccgccgccgccgctgctgcggcCGCCGCCGCCCAGGCTCAAGGGCAGGGCCAGGCTCCTGGATCTGGGCCCCTCTCTGCTCATCCTCCACCAGGGATGCACCCAGGAGGACCCCAGCCTCATCACGGAGCGCCGGTGCCTCACCATGGCGGGCCCCCACATGGTGGTGCCATGCACCCTGGCTACCCTCCTATGGGCCACCACCCCATGGCCCCCCATCACCCAGGACAGACGG GACCGATGGGACCAGGTCAGCCGATGCCTGGACGGATGATGCCTGGCCCCCCCACTGCTGGCCCTCCCCCCGGGGGCATTCCTCCCATGATGCCCCCACGCCACCCTGGAGCTCCCAATGGCATGT ACCCGGGCCCCCCACCTGCGCAGGCTGAAGCTGTCCCGCCTGTGGCTCCTCCCGTAGGTCCTCCGGCGCCCCCGAGTGCTCGAGTGCCCGACAACTaa
- the smarcc1a gene encoding SWI/SNF complex subunit SMARCC1 isoform X3 translates to MATSANTASGAGSGGPTTGPVGSGTAVGRKKDGGPSGKFWESSETVAQLETVRLWIGKHYKKYVQNDSPSSKSLAGLVVQLLQFQEDAFGRRVNNPALTKLPAKCFLDFKAGGALCHILGSVYKFKSEQGWRRFDLQNPSRMDRNVEMFLNVEKNLVQNNCLTRPTVFLSPDIEQKQASKLKDIIKRHQGSITDDKSKATHHIFPSLQQQEEEEWLRPVMRKDKQVLVHWGFFPDSYDTWLSAGEVDGDVEEPPSADRPWKVHAKWVLDTDAFNEWMNEEDYEVDDNKKPVSFRLRIFPKEEEERKANSASKKRRRSPSPPSTPAESRKKGGKKGNPGVHWKRRGHRGEEEDTEEDVSKDMDDSSAGASMEEGSMSKNNDMEDDSVLSGKDDEEQSKAEVNRLMDASEDNVCEQTHHIIIPSYSAWFDYNCIHEIERRALPEFFNGKNKSKTPEIYLAYRNFMIDTYRLNPQEYLTSTSCRRNLAGDVCAIMRVHAFLEQWGLVNYQVDADSRPLPMGPPPTPHFTVLADTPSGLIPLNHRPPPIPPPQQMPNFADKSKDKIIDLQNFSLRSDFYKKIPKAKTGSSTREWTEQETLLLLEALEMFKDDWNKVSEHIGSRTQDECILHFLRLPIEDPYLESTEACLGPLAYQPIPFSQSGNPVMSTVAFLASVVDPRVASAAAKAALEEFSRVREEVPTELVEAHVKKVQEAARSTGKVDPTFGLESSGIAGTAPEEPEKTEGPEPEKMDTDSDSQQADKAEAKDEAEKPSESAEKSSEEATEKVKKEGADSSEREEEEEDAGEAKTSPSDKDKEEAMETSSEQDKEEKALTEEGKEKRKKVEHDIDEGNIATAAAAALASAATKAKHLAAVEERKIKSLVALLVETQMKKLEIKLRHFEELETIMDREKEALELQRQQLLTERQAFHMEQLRYAEMKARQQMEQQAAAAAAAAAAAAAQAQGQGQAPGSGPLSAHPPPGMHPGGPQPHHGAPVPHHGGPPHGGAMHPGYPPMGHHPMAPHHPGQTGPMGPGQPMPGRMMPGPPTAGPPPGGIPPMMPPRHPGAPNGMYPGPPPAQAEAVPPVAPPVGPPAPPSARVPDN, encoded by the exons atggCGACGTCGGCGAACACGGCGAGCGGGGCGGGCTCCGGCGGCCCGACCACCGGCCCGGTGGGCAGCGGGACTGCGGTGGGACGGAAGAAGGACGGCGGACCGTCCGGTAAATTCTGGGAAAGTTCTGAGACGGTAGCGCAGCTGGAGACGGTGCGACTGTGGATTGGAAAGCACTACAAGAAG TACGTCCAGAATGACTCCCCTTCCAGTAAATCCCTGGCAGGTCTGGTTGTCCAGCTCCTGCAGTTCCAGGAGGACGCATTTGGACGCAGGGTCAACAATCCTGCTCTCACCAAGCTGCCT GCCAAATGCTTCCTTGATTTCAAGGCAGGAGGGGCTCTCTGTCACATCCTGGGGTCTGTCTACAAGTTCAAGAGCGAGCAGGGATG GCGTAGATTTGACTTGCAGAATCCTTCGCGGATGGACAGGAACGTGGAGATGTTCCTGAACGTGGAGAAGAACTTGGTCCAG AATAACTGTTTGACCCGACCAACCGTCTTCTTGTCACCGGACATTGAGCAGAAACAAGCTAGTAAGCTCAAGGACATCATTAAGAGACACCAG GGCTCCATCACTGATGACAAGTCCAAGGCCACCCACcacattttcccctctttgcaACAACAAGAAGAAG AGGAGTGGCTTCGTCCTGTCATGAGGAAGGACAAGCAGGTTTTGGTGCACTGGGGCTTCTTtccagacag CTACGACACCTGGCTATCAGCTGGGGAGGTGGACGGTGACGTGGAAGAGCCTCCCAGTGCCGACAGACCCTGGAAG GTTCACGCCAAGTGGGTTTTAGACACCGATGCCTTTAATGAGTGGATGAATGAGGAAGACTATGAGGTGGACGACAATAAGAAGCCCGTCAGCTTCCGCCTGAGAATCTTccccaaggaggaggag GAGCGCAAGGCCAACTCTGCCAGCAAGAAGAGGAGGCGCTCACCCTCACCGCCCAGCACTCCGGCCGAGTCCCGCaagaagggaggaaagaaggg GAACCCCGGAGTCCACTGGAAGAGACGGggccacagaggagaggaggaggacacagaaGAAGACGTGAGCAAGGACATGGACGACTCCTCGGCTGGTGCCAGTATGGAGGAGGGCAGCATGTCCAAAAACA ATGATATGGAGGACGACTCCGTGCTGTCTGGAAAG GATGACGAAGAACAGAGCAAAGCCGAAGTCAATCGACTGATGGACGCCAGCGAGGACAACGTGTGCGAGCAGACCCACCACATCATCATTCCCAGCTACAGTGCTTGGTTTGACTACAACTG CATCCATGAGATTGAGAGAAGAGCTTTGCCGGAGTTCTTCAATGGCAAAAACAAGTCCAAAACTCCAGAGAT ATACTTGGCCTACCGGAACTTCATGATCGACACGTACCGGCTAAACCCGCAGGAGTACCTCACCTCCACATCCTGTCGCAGGAACCTGGCGGGGGACGTGTGCGCCATCATGAG GGTTCATGCCTTCTTGGAGCAGTGGGGCCTGGTGAACTACCAGGTCGATGCAGACAGTCGCCCGTTACCCATGggccctccacccaccccccacttcACTGTGCTGGCCGACACACCATCGGGCCTTATCCCCCTGAACCACCGACCCCCACCA ATTCCTCCTCCGCAGCAAATGCCGAACTTTGCAGACAAGAGCAAAGATAAAATCATCGACCTGCAGAACTTCAGCCTCCGGAGTGATTTCTACAAGAAGATTCCCAAG GCTAAGACtggcagctccaccagggagTGGACTGAGCAGGAGACCCTCCTCCTGTTAGAG GCCCTGGAGATGTTCAAGGATGACTGGAACAAAGTGTCCGAACACATCGGATCTCGCACCCAGGACGAGTGTATCCTGCACTTCCTGCGGCTGCCCATTGAGGATCCCTACCTGGAAAGCACCGAGGCTTGCCTGGGCCCCCTGGCCTACCAGCCAATCCCCTTCAGCCAGTCTGGAAACCCCGTCATGAGCACCGTGGCCTTCCTGGCCTCCGTGGTCGACCCCAGAGTGGCGTCTGCTGCAGCCAAGGCAGCTTTAG AGGAGTTTTCCCGCGTGCGTGAGGAGGTTCCCACTGAGCTGGTGGAGGCTCACGTGAAGAAGGTGCAAGAGGCAGCGCGCAGCACAGGGAAGGTTGACCCCACCTTTGGCCTGGAGAGCAGCGGCATCGCTGGGACGGCGCCTGAGGAGCCTGAAAAGACCG AGGGGCCCGAGCCTGAGAAGATGGACACGGACTCAGATTCTCAGCAGGCCGATAAG gcgGAGGCAAAGGACGAGGCCGAGAAGCCGAGCGAgtctgcagagaaaagcagcgAGGAGGCGACAGAGAAGGTGAAGAAGGAGGGAGCCGACTCTTCAGAgcgcgaggaggaggaggaggacgcagGGGAAGCCAAGACGTCTCCATCAG acaaagacaaagaggaagccATGGAGACGTCCTCAGAGCAGGACAAGGAGGAAAAGGCACTGACAGAAGAGggcaaagagaagaggaagaaagtggAACACGACATCGATGAGGGGAACATCGCCACGGCggccgctgctgctctggccTCTGCTGCCACCAAGGCCAAG CACTTggcagctgtggaggagaggaaaatcAAGTCTCTGGTGGCTCTGCTGGTGGAGACCcagatgaagaagctggagaTCAAGCTGAGACACTTTGAAGAGCTGGAGACCATCATGGACCGAGAGAAAGAGGCT TTGGAGCTTCAGCgacagcagctgctgacggAGCGCCAGGCCTTCCACATGGAGCAGCTCAGATATGCTGAGATGAAGGccaggcagcagatggagcagcaggcggccgccgccgccgccgctgctgcggcCGCCGCCGCCCAGGCTCAAGGGCAGGGCCAGGCTCCTGGATCTGGGCCCCTCTCTGCTCATCCTCCACCAGGGATGCACCCAGGAGGACCCCAGCCTCATCACGGAGCGCCGGTGCCTCACCATGGCGGGCCCCCACATGGTGGTGCCATGCACCCTGGCTACCCTCCTATGGGCCACCACCCCATGGCCCCCCATCACCCAGGACAGACGG GACCGATGGGACCAGGTCAGCCGATGCCTGGACGGATGATGCCTGGCCCCCCCACTGCTGGCCCTCCCCCCGGGGGCATTCCTCCCATGATGCCCCCACGCCACCCTGGAGCTCCCAATGGCATGT ACCCGGGCCCCCCACCTGCGCAGGCTGAAGCTGTCCCGCCTGTGGCTCCTCCCGTAGGTCCTCCGGCGCCCCCGAGTGCTCGAGTGCCCGACAACTaa